A genomic region of Alicyclobacillus sp. SO9 contains the following coding sequences:
- a CDS encoding cyclodeaminase gives MYIFTEQEIRTALQLNTEVTEQVKSGFLALARGLVVTPPIMRVDITDANGELDVKTAYVKGLGQFAVKMSSGFFHNPAKGLPSGSGMMVLFSAVSGIPEAVFLDNGYMTDVRTAAAGAVAAQYLAPNNCRIVGVIGSGMQAQYQLQALRLVRSFDSVLVYSRNPANARRFAERMTKQLQLPVQAARTPQELVQQSETVLTATPSKVPLIEASWLHKGMHITAVGSDAEGKQELDRAVLAAADVFVCDLKSQSEVLGELHHAVKSGPLPKGFTVTEIGDMVSGKKPGRSHSEEITICDLTGTGVQDTMVAIYAYELLRSQGAGTEF, from the coding sequence GTGTACATCTTTACGGAGCAGGAAATTCGAACAGCACTACAGTTAAATACAGAGGTAACTGAACAGGTGAAATCAGGTTTTCTGGCACTTGCAAGAGGACTGGTTGTGACTCCTCCAATTATGCGTGTAGATATTACAGATGCAAATGGGGAACTCGATGTAAAGACAGCTTACGTCAAGGGTTTGGGTCAGTTTGCAGTAAAGATGTCATCTGGTTTTTTTCACAATCCTGCCAAGGGTCTCCCAAGCGGGAGCGGCATGATGGTTTTATTCAGTGCAGTGAGCGGTATCCCTGAGGCAGTATTTCTGGACAACGGCTATATGACAGATGTGCGGACGGCGGCGGCTGGAGCTGTGGCTGCACAGTACTTGGCGCCCAACAACTGTCGAATTGTGGGTGTCATCGGAAGCGGGATGCAAGCGCAATATCAGCTTCAGGCACTGCGCTTAGTTCGTAGTTTTGACAGTGTGTTGGTGTACAGTAGAAATCCTGCCAATGCAAGGCGATTTGCGGAAAGAATGACGAAACAATTACAACTGCCGGTGCAAGCAGCTAGAACGCCGCAAGAGTTAGTACAACAGAGTGAAACGGTTCTTACTGCAACGCCGTCCAAAGTGCCGCTCATAGAAGCGTCATGGTTGCATAAAGGAATGCATATAACGGCCGTGGGGTCGGATGCCGAAGGCAAACAAGAATTGGATAGAGCTGTTTTAGCAGCGGCAGACGTGTTTGTCTGTGATCTGAAAAGTCAATCCGAGGTCCTGGGAGAGTTGCACCACGCCGTCAAATCTGGACCTTTGCCGAAGGGGTTTACAGTGACGGAGATAGGTGACATGGTAAGCGGGAAAAAACCAGGGCGGTCTCATAGTGAGGAAATCACGATATGTGATTTAACGGGGACTGGAGTTCAGGATACAATGGTAGCGATCTACGCCTATGAACTTCTTCGCAGCCAAGGTGCAGGCACAGAGTTTTGA
- a CDS encoding amino acid ABC transporter ATP-binding protein, whose translation MSNEVVVSIKNLTKKFGEQVVFEDVSLDVHKSEVVAIIGPSGAGKSTMIRCINRLHPFNDGRLEVLGHELKAGPAMPPRDVLTDIRQRVGMVFQTFNLFPHLSVLENITLAPMEVNKMSKKAAGKRAMELLEMVGMVQHAEKYPKRLSGGQQQRVAIARALAMEPEIMLFDEPTSMLDPELVGEVLSAIQRLAKRGMTMILVTHEMMFAKEVADTVVIMADHQIVEKGNAREVLESPQTDRAQSFLHRVLQPVDTSDEMSNLDFVADHGGDR comes from the coding sequence ATGTCCAACGAAGTCGTAGTTAGTATCAAAAATCTCACAAAGAAATTTGGCGAACAAGTGGTGTTTGAAGATGTGTCGCTTGATGTCCATAAGAGCGAAGTTGTTGCCATTATAGGACCAAGCGGTGCCGGAAAGAGTACTATGATTCGGTGTATTAACAGACTGCACCCCTTTAATGACGGGCGACTGGAAGTGCTGGGACACGAATTGAAAGCAGGTCCAGCAATGCCGCCGAGAGACGTGTTGACCGATATTCGGCAACGAGTCGGTATGGTGTTTCAGACGTTTAACCTGTTTCCACACCTGAGTGTACTGGAGAACATTACTTTGGCACCCATGGAAGTCAACAAAATGTCCAAGAAAGCCGCAGGCAAACGCGCTATGGAACTGTTAGAGATGGTGGGGATGGTTCAGCACGCAGAGAAGTATCCAAAGAGATTATCCGGAGGGCAACAACAGCGAGTGGCGATTGCAAGGGCACTTGCGATGGAACCGGAAATCATGCTGTTTGACGAACCCACTTCAATGCTTGACCCGGAATTGGTCGGAGAGGTTCTGAGCGCAATTCAGCGATTGGCAAAGCGTGGAATGACTATGATTTTGGTCACGCATGAAATGATGTTTGCAAAGGAAGTAGCAGACACAGTGGTCATCATGGCGGACCACCAAATTGTTGAAAAGGGTAATGCACGAGAGGTGCTTGAATCTCCCCAAACAGACCGTGCTCAGTCTTTCTTGCACCGGGTTCTGCAACCTGTGGATACCTCAGATGAGATGTCCAATCTCGACTTT
- a CDS encoding homoserine dehydrogenase — protein sequence MTHKLAFIGFGTVGQGLAEILLEKEAALTDQLGEKIAVVAISDALKGSLYDPEGLELQTALRVVNETDSLSAYPDTPTLTRDMNAFDTIQHSSADTIVEVTYTNVETGQPAIDHCRYAFESGKNVVTTNKGPVALAYKELSQLAKKRGVRWGFEGTVMSGTPSLRMPINSLAGNEIREIKGIFNGTTNYMLTRMESGLTYAEALEEAQANGYAEANPTSDVEGYDAMYKILILSNVIMKVPLSKEQIQRRGITDIHRSDIEQASNEGKRWKLVARVRRNEDHTVSASVAPEQLPMTDPLAGIAGATNAITYDCDLSGPITLVGAGAGKVETGFSLLIDIINIVRNQM from the coding sequence GTGACGCACAAACTGGCATTTATAGGCTTTGGTACAGTCGGCCAGGGTCTGGCGGAGATTCTGTTAGAGAAAGAGGCAGCTTTGACTGACCAATTGGGGGAGAAAATAGCTGTTGTTGCTATTTCGGATGCATTAAAGGGATCGCTTTACGACCCAGAAGGGCTTGAACTGCAAACTGCACTTCGCGTTGTCAATGAGACGGACAGCCTGAGTGCGTACCCCGATACACCGACTTTGACAAGAGACATGAATGCCTTTGACACGATTCAGCACAGCAGTGCCGACACTATTGTTGAGGTTACCTACACTAATGTAGAGACAGGGCAGCCAGCAATTGATCACTGCCGTTACGCTTTTGAAAGCGGGAAAAATGTCGTGACGACCAACAAAGGACCTGTGGCATTGGCTTACAAGGAATTGTCCCAGCTTGCGAAAAAGCGAGGCGTTCGCTGGGGATTTGAAGGCACTGTGATGAGCGGGACTCCCTCTCTGCGCATGCCGATTAATTCGTTAGCGGGCAACGAAATAAGGGAAATCAAGGGCATTTTTAACGGAACCACCAACTACATGCTGACAAGAATGGAGTCAGGATTGACTTACGCGGAAGCACTGGAAGAAGCACAGGCAAACGGGTATGCGGAGGCCAATCCGACAAGTGATGTAGAAGGCTACGATGCGATGTACAAGATACTCATTCTGTCGAACGTGATTATGAAGGTTCCGCTGAGCAAGGAACAGATTCAGCGGCGGGGGATAACAGACATTCACCGCTCAGATATTGAGCAGGCATCCAACGAGGGGAAACGCTGGAAACTGGTGGCGCGAGTTCGCAGGAATGAAGATCATACGGTCTCCGCCTCGGTAGCACCGGAACAGCTCCCCATGACCGACCCCCTGGCTGGCATCGCAGGCGCAACGAACGCTATTACCTATGACTGCGATTTGTCCGGTCCCATCACTTTGGTCGGAGCCGGGGCAGGTAAAGTGGAGACGGGCTTCTCCCTGCTCATCGATATTATCAATATAGTTCGCAATCAGATGTAG
- a CDS encoding aldehyde dehydrogenase family protein: MKTQTAGTPMLIAGQWEYGRDTIDVLDPQDNSLIDTVPAATKEDLLRALDAAQEGVKIAEQLTVKQRMEVLQGAADYVESRSEEYAIVIAREASKTIREARKEVARCVKTLRVSAGETRRISGETIPFDEAAGGENRVGYYYRIPIGLIAAITPFNDPLNLVAHKVGPAIAGGNAVIVKPATVTPLSALKLAEAFIAAGLPEKVLTVITGHGSEIGDALVSHPAVRMVSFTGGLDAGNHISKTAGLKKIGMELGSNSPVIVLSDADLEDAVQASVSGAFYAAGQNCLGVQRIYVQNDVYDKFIDRFVSSTKHLQTGDKLSEETDMGPLITEKEAKRIEKWVNEAVLDGAQILTGGHRNGAYYEPTVLVNVTPGSKIAVEEVFGPVVSIFRVSNLNEAINFANSVNYGLQAGIFTNGVSEAFKAIQRLEVGGVMINDSSDYRLDAMPFGGVKASGLGREGIRFSLEQMTEPKVACFKLS; the protein is encoded by the coding sequence ATGAAAACACAGACGGCTGGAACCCCCATGTTGATAGCGGGCCAGTGGGAATACGGGCGTGACACGATTGATGTATTGGATCCACAAGACAACAGCCTGATTGATACGGTTCCTGCGGCAACGAAAGAAGACTTGCTGAGGGCTTTGGATGCTGCACAGGAAGGTGTCAAAATTGCAGAGCAGTTGACAGTGAAGCAACGAATGGAGGTATTGCAGGGGGCTGCGGACTACGTGGAGAGTCGGTCTGAGGAGTATGCCATTGTCATCGCCAGAGAAGCTTCCAAGACCATTCGTGAGGCGCGCAAGGAAGTCGCGAGGTGTGTGAAAACACTGCGTGTAAGTGCGGGCGAGACCAGACGGATTAGCGGTGAAACCATTCCCTTCGATGAGGCTGCAGGGGGTGAGAACAGGGTTGGATACTACTACCGGATTCCGATTGGACTGATTGCTGCTATCACACCTTTTAACGATCCGTTGAATCTGGTTGCACACAAAGTCGGCCCGGCCATAGCGGGCGGGAACGCTGTGATTGTGAAACCCGCCACGGTGACACCGCTCAGTGCATTGAAGCTGGCAGAGGCCTTCATTGCTGCCGGGCTGCCTGAAAAAGTGTTAACGGTCATTACTGGGCACGGCAGCGAGATTGGGGATGCACTTGTCAGTCACCCGGCAGTGAGAATGGTGAGCTTCACAGGAGGGCTTGATGCAGGCAATCACATTTCCAAAACCGCGGGACTGAAGAAGATTGGGATGGAACTAGGTTCAAATTCTCCAGTCATTGTGTTGTCTGATGCGGACTTGGAAGATGCAGTCCAAGCAAGCGTGTCTGGGGCATTTTACGCAGCTGGACAGAATTGTCTGGGTGTCCAGCGGATTTATGTTCAAAACGACGTTTACGATAAATTTATTGACAGGTTTGTTTCAAGCACGAAACACCTTCAGACCGGTGATAAACTCTCTGAGGAAACAGATATGGGTCCATTGATTACTGAGAAAGAAGCCAAGCGTATTGAAAAATGGGTAAACGAGGCTGTGCTGGACGGTGCCCAAATTTTAACCGGAGGTCACAGGAACGGTGCATACTATGAACCGACTGTGCTCGTGAATGTAACGCCCGGGAGTAAGATTGCTGTGGAAGAAGTTTTCGGACCCGTTGTCTCCATCTTTCGAGTATCCAATCTGAATGAGGCCATTAATTTTGCGAACAGTGTGAACTACGGCCTGCAGGCGGGTATCTTTACAAACGGTGTTTCGGAGGCCTTTAAAGCAATTCAGAGACTGGAAGTGGGGGGTGTAATGATTAATGACAGCAGCGACTACAGACTGGATGCGATGCCATTTGGCGGTGTAAAGGCATCCGGTTTGGGCAGAGAAGGCATCAGGTTTTCGCTTGAGCAAATGACAGAACCTAAAGTAGCTTGCTTTAAGTTGAGCTGA
- a CDS encoding amino acid ABC transporter permease, with amino-acid sequence MVFHYWIHWLPKMLQGTVVTIELTAASLLVALVFGFILALARLSRFRLLNLIAAGYIHIVRAVPVLIILFIVYYTLGQVIQLSGWLCAVIGLGGFYATLYGEIFRGGILGVDRGQVEAATALGMPQRKIMRKIILPQAFFSILPPATNQLSNLIKDTSLVFTIAVLDLMARAYQASSSTLLPLDMFLEAGVIYFIFYLILSKLLARWELNVQRSRS; translated from the coding sequence ATGGTCTTTCACTATTGGATTCATTGGCTGCCCAAAATGCTGCAGGGCACAGTGGTAACGATAGAACTGACTGCAGCTTCTCTGCTGGTAGCATTGGTCTTTGGATTTATTCTTGCACTGGCCCGTTTGTCGCGGTTTCGCCTCTTGAATCTGATTGCCGCAGGATACATCCATATTGTTCGCGCCGTTCCAGTGTTGATTATCTTGTTTATTGTTTACTACACTCTTGGCCAAGTCATTCAGTTGTCAGGATGGCTGTGTGCTGTAATTGGCTTGGGCGGCTTTTATGCAACGTTGTATGGTGAAATCTTTCGCGGTGGAATCTTGGGCGTGGACAGAGGGCAAGTCGAAGCTGCAACTGCACTGGGAATGCCGCAACGCAAAATTATGAGAAAAATTATCTTGCCGCAAGCATTTTTCTCAATTCTTCCCCCAGCAACCAACCAGTTGAGCAATCTGATTAAAGATACATCACTGGTCTTCACGATAGCAGTGCTTGATCTCATGGCTCGGGCTTATCAAGCGTCGTCTTCCACGTTGCTTCCGTTGGATATGTTTCTTGAAGCTGGGGTTATCTATTTCATCTTTTACCTCATCCTATCCAAATTACTTGCGAGGTGGGAACTAAATGTCCAACGAAGTCGTAGTTAG
- the eutB gene encoding hydroxyectoine utilization dehydratase EutB: MEQNKVVVQRQWPHFVREIWQARNRIYAFARKTPLVHSVPLSRDLGTSMYLKLDYLQEIGAFKIRGAANKILSLSETQRAKGITTFSTGNHGLAVSYVAAKLGLRAVVCVSHEVPQMKVHAIEQMGGEVKRVGSSQDEAAEYSYKLVQDEGMTVIKPFDDETIIAGQGTLGLELWEECPDLDTVLVPLSGGGLMAGVAMAVKSVDPSVRIIGVSMESGAAMYESLKAGKPVDVDEAETLADSLRGGIGLDNKFTFPIVRELADEIVLVSEEDIKAGLRYLYQEHRMLVEGAAATPVAAAMTQLREKLGRHNICLLTGNNVDPSILEEVLRS, from the coding sequence ATGGAGCAAAACAAAGTGGTTGTTCAGAGACAATGGCCGCATTTCGTACGTGAGATTTGGCAAGCGAGAAACAGAATCTACGCTTTCGCACGAAAGACACCCCTGGTCCACAGTGTGCCGCTATCTCGCGATTTAGGTACCTCCATGTATTTAAAGCTGGATTACCTTCAAGAGATAGGTGCTTTCAAGATTCGCGGTGCAGCAAACAAGATACTGAGTCTTTCAGAAACCCAACGAGCCAAGGGTATCACAACCTTTTCCACAGGAAACCACGGATTGGCCGTGAGCTATGTTGCTGCAAAACTTGGACTGCGTGCAGTCGTTTGTGTCTCCCATGAGGTCCCGCAGATGAAGGTCCACGCAATCGAGCAGATGGGCGGGGAAGTCAAACGGGTTGGCTCTAGTCAGGACGAAGCAGCAGAATACAGCTACAAGCTGGTACAAGATGAAGGTATGACAGTTATCAAGCCGTTTGACGACGAGACGATTATTGCCGGCCAAGGGACCCTCGGGTTGGAGTTGTGGGAAGAGTGTCCAGATTTGGACACGGTACTTGTTCCCTTGTCCGGAGGCGGTCTGATGGCTGGTGTAGCCATGGCTGTTAAGTCCGTCGACCCAAGTGTTCGCATCATCGGAGTATCAATGGAGTCCGGCGCCGCAATGTACGAAAGCCTGAAGGCCGGCAAGCCGGTTGATGTCGACGAAGCAGAAACACTTGCAGACAGTCTTCGCGGAGGTATAGGTTTAGACAACAAGTTTACCTTCCCAATTGTCAGAGAACTGGCAGATGAAATTGTGCTCGTGTCAGAAGAAGACATTAAAGCGGGTCTTCGCTACCTATATCAAGAGCACCGCATGCTAGTTGAAGGAGCAGCTGCAACACCTGTAGCCGCTGCCATGACTCAACTTCGGGAAAAACTGGGTCGACATAACATTTGTCTATTGACCGGAAATAATGTGGATCCGTCTATTCTTGAAGAAGTGCTCCGCTCTTAA
- a CDS encoding ABC transporter substrate-binding protein gives MRPLSKLSIPVLIGAVSVAALTGCGAKSTTGGGSTGNSSGGNQSTSSTPNKNTLLGKVMSTHTLTIAESAYAPEDFQDPKTKKWTGYDIDILKGFAKTLGAKLKVDSMPFASSIQAVGSKRADITIDIYYNKKRAKVLSFSRPMLNYADVIAVNSKNPKVSSPTVAALKGKKIAVVQGSAEVAEAKKIPNAKIKTYSTVAESFLALSQGRVAADLQPSTDPAWAVHKNSHLKVKILGDVPSSISPSIQSLRGYYGVPKGTYSQSFLKKLNTYLKKIAANGTEQKILDKYGLKSSVFLKGIAQAPNTYS, from the coding sequence TTGAGACCATTATCTAAATTGTCCATTCCTGTACTGATTGGTGCCGTTTCGGTTGCAGCGCTTACCGGCTGTGGAGCAAAATCGACCACTGGCGGTGGCTCGACGGGTAACAGTTCCGGCGGGAATCAAAGCACTTCATCCACCCCGAATAAAAACACTCTATTAGGTAAAGTAATGTCCACCCACACACTAACTATTGCTGAATCAGCGTATGCACCGGAAGACTTCCAGGATCCGAAGACCAAGAAATGGACTGGATACGACATCGATATTCTCAAAGGCTTCGCAAAGACTTTAGGAGCGAAGCTAAAGGTCGATTCTATGCCCTTCGCTTCTTCGATTCAGGCTGTTGGCAGCAAACGGGCAGACATAACTATTGATATCTACTACAACAAGAAAAGAGCGAAGGTACTCTCCTTTAGCCGTCCGATGTTGAACTACGCCGACGTCATTGCAGTCAATTCGAAGAATCCAAAGGTTTCTTCGCCGACGGTGGCTGCACTGAAAGGAAAGAAAATTGCTGTGGTTCAGGGATCCGCTGAAGTGGCAGAAGCCAAGAAAATCCCGAACGCCAAAATAAAGACCTACAGCACCGTGGCCGAGAGCTTCTTGGCGTTGTCCCAGGGACGTGTCGCGGCAGACCTTCAGCCCAGTACCGACCCGGCTTGGGCTGTTCATAAGAACTCGCATTTGAAGGTGAAGATTTTGGGTGATGTACCTTCCTCCATTTCACCGTCAATTCAGAGCTTGCGCGGCTATTATGGCGTTCCAAAAGGCACGTACAGCCAGAGCTTCCTGAAGAAACTGAACACGTACCTGAAGAAAATTGCTGCGAATGGTACAGAGCAAAAGATTCTCGACAAATACGGTTTGAAGAGTTCCGTCTTTTTGAAGGGAATTGCTCAGGCACCGAACACCTATAGCTAA